One genomic window of Ruminococcus gauvreauii includes the following:
- a CDS encoding MATE family efflux transporter — translation MEKKQFYKMVFSLVLPMAVQNLINVGVTAADVIMLGRVGETALSAASLANQISFILNLLMFGLTSGAAVLTAQYWGRKDTRTIEKVMGMSFRFAIIVGLLFGAAAIFIPGRLMLIFTKEDIIIAEGIRYLRIVGFSYLLMSVNMVYLNLMRSVERVLVGMVTYAVSLLVNVIVNAIFIFGLLGAPKLGTAGAAIGTLTARCIELVIIVLYDRKYNDVLNVRIRDIFVRDGGLRRDFVRYAMPVAANELIWGSGMAMISAVMGHLGGAAVAAHSVAQTSRQLAMVVSLGVSGAAAIILGKTIGEGRRDLAKVYASRFMKLSLIVGIAGGLFIFFAVRPVADAFLVLTGEAREYLGYMMFIMSYFCVIQSVSCTLIVGILRSGGDTRIGLILDVWGLWGCSIILGAVAAFILKLPVPAVYALITCDEAVKFLPAFKRYRSYKWLKDVTR, via the coding sequence ATGGAGAAAAAACAATTTTATAAAATGGTGTTTTCCCTGGTTCTGCCGATGGCGGTTCAGAACCTGATCAACGTCGGTGTGACTGCGGCCGACGTTATTATGCTGGGGAGAGTTGGAGAGACGGCGCTTTCGGCGGCGTCTCTTGCAAACCAGATCAGTTTCATACTCAACCTGCTGATGTTCGGACTCACTTCGGGGGCAGCTGTGCTGACGGCACAGTACTGGGGAAGAAAGGATACCCGTACCATAGAAAAGGTGATGGGGATGTCTTTCCGCTTTGCGATCATCGTAGGCCTGCTGTTTGGTGCGGCCGCGATTTTTATACCCGGAAGGCTGATGCTCATTTTTACGAAGGAAGATATCATCATAGCGGAAGGAATCCGTTATCTGAGGATTGTAGGATTCTCCTATCTGCTGATGTCTGTCAATATGGTTTATCTGAATCTGATGCGAAGTGTGGAGCGTGTCCTCGTGGGCATGGTTACCTATGCGGTGTCTCTGCTGGTCAATGTCATCGTCAATGCCATTTTTATCTTCGGGCTGCTGGGAGCCCCAAAACTCGGGACTGCAGGTGCGGCGATCGGTACGCTGACAGCACGCTGCATAGAACTGGTCATCATTGTGCTGTATGACAGAAAGTACAACGATGTGCTGAACGTCCGGATACGTGATATCTTTGTCAGGGACGGGGGACTCAGGCGGGACTTTGTACGCTATGCGATGCCTGTTGCGGCAAATGAGCTGATATGGGGGTCCGGAATGGCGATGATCAGCGCTGTCATGGGACATCTGGGGGGCGCCGCGGTAGCGGCACACTCAGTGGCACAGACGAGCAGACAGCTGGCGATGGTCGTGTCTCTCGGGGTGTCGGGGGCAGCTGCCATTATCCTGGGCAAGACGATCGGAGAGGGCCGCAGGGATCTTGCAAAGGTATATGCTTCCCGGTTCATGAAGCTTTCGCTGATCGTCGGGATTGCCGGGGGACTCTTTATCTTTTTTGCGGTCCGGCCTGTGGCGGATGCGTTTCTGGTGCTGACTGGCGAGGCAAGGGAATATCTGGGATACATGATGTTTATCATGTCATATTTCTGCGTGATCCAGAGCGTTTCCTGCACACTGATCGTGGGTATCCTCCGGTCCGGCGGCGATACAAGGATCGGACTGATACTGGATGTCTGGGGACTCTGGGGCTGCTCCATCATACTGGGGGCCGTAGCGGCGTTTATCCTGAAATTACCGGTTCCCGCAGTCTATGCCCTGATCACGTGTGATGAGGCGGTGAAATTTCTGCCGGCGTTTAAGAGGTACCGTTCCTATAAATGGCTGAAGGATGTGACACGGTAA